One Hippoglossus hippoglossus isolate fHipHip1 chromosome 5, fHipHip1.pri, whole genome shotgun sequence genomic window carries:
- the LOC117761072 gene encoding leucine-rich repeat-containing protein 3-like has product MCTGWCEERCTSASGGRRRDKRVDLHPWLCITILFCALWGRVSPQCPDSCHCAWDTATVQCSDAGLRDIPEGIPPETVSLHLERNSIRNIPERAFSDLVHLRDLYLSHNRIDSLASGALRHLGSELRLLDLSHNLLRQANREEFGSTRAKTRLYHNPWHCDCALQELMETLNLEPETVNGIVCESSVRGLGEGSRWEDPGSQGEHAGQPLVKLLDSGVNFCSLQRKTTDVAMLVTMFVWFFMVIVYVVYYVRQNQAEARRHLEYLKSLPSPGKALTETDTLSTGF; this is encoded by the coding sequence ATGTGCACAGGCTGGTGTGAGGAGAGATGTACCAGCGCCAGTGGAGGAAGACGCAGGGATAAACGAGTGGATCTTCACCCATGGCTGTGCATCACAATCTTGTTCTGTGCTCTGTGGGGCCGGGTGTCGCCCCAGTGCCCGGACAGCTGCCACTGTGCCTGGGACACAGCCACGGTGCAGTGCTCAGATGCCGGGCTGCGGGACATCCCAGAGGGGATCCCACCGGAAACCGTCTCCCTCCACCTGGAACGCAACTCCATCCGGAACATCCCGGAGAGGGCCTTCAGCGACCTGGTCCACCTGCGGGACCTGTACCTGTCCCACAACCGCATCGACTCGCTGGCCTCGGGTGCCTTGCGGCACCTGGGCTCCGAGCTGCGTCTGCTGGACCTCTCACACAACCTGCTGAGACAGGCCAACAGGGAGGAGTTCGGCTCCACGAGAGCAAAGACGCGCCTCTACCACAACCCCTGGCACTGCGACTGCGCCCTCCAGGAGCTGATGGAGACCCTGAACCTTGAGCCCGAAACGGTGAACGGGATCGTTTGTGAGAGCTCTGTGCGGGGGTTGGGCGAGGGCAGCAGGTGGGAGGACCCGGGGTCGCAGGGCGAGCATGCGGGTCAGCCGCTCGTCAAGCTGCTGGATTCTGGGGTGAACTTCTGCAGCCTGCAGAGGAAAACCACCGACGTGGCCATGCTGGTGACGATGTTTGTGTGGTTCTTCATGGTCATCGTGTACGTGGTGTACTATGTGAGGCAGAACCAAGCCGAGGCCCGCAGGCATCTGGAGTACCTGAAGAGTTTACCCAGCCCTGGCAAGGCCCTCACTGAGACAGACACTCTCAGCACTGGTTTCTGA